Genomic window (Granulicella arctica):
CGCCGTGGCAATCACGAGGTCATGGTTCGCGGCACCTTTGCCAACGTGCGCCTGCGCAACAGGATGGCGCCCGGCACTGAGGGTGGTGTCACCCGCCTTCTCCCCGAGGCCACCGAGATGTCGATCTATGACGCCTCAGTCGAGTACGCCCGTCGGGGTACGCCACTCTGCATCCTGGCTGGCAAGGAGTACGGCTCCGGCTCCTCTCGCGACTGGGCCGCCAAAGGGCCAAAGCTTCTGGGCATCCGCTTCGTGATTGCCGAGAGCTACGAGCGCATCCACCGTTCCAACCTCGTTGGCATGGGCATCCTCCCATTCCAGTTCGAGCCTGGCGAATCCGCCGAAACACTTGGGCTGACCGGTGAAGAGATCTTCCACATCGGTGACGAGCCCGGTCAGCTTCAAGCCATGCTCGACAGTAAGTTTGCCAATGGCAAGAACCTCACGATCGTCGCGGAGTCTGAACTGGGCATGACGAAATCTTTCCCTGCGACCCTCCGTATCGATACACCGCAGGAGATTCTCTACTACCAACATGGTGGGATCCTCCAGTATGTCCTGCGCTCCCTGATCGCTCAGTAACTGGCAAGCCGAGTGCCCCATTCTTTGCAGCTCAACCTGCAAAGGGTGGGGTAGTAAGCCAGCAGCGCTCTCCATTCATCCTCTGTCCATGTACGATCGTTACGCTTGAGGCTCACTCCAGGGCAAGGATCGACACTAATGAAGAAGCACGCGCTAGCACTCATGGCTATTGCCGCCACGGCATCCGCTCAGCAGGCATCGAATCCAACCATGAACCCCTTCCTCACCCTGATGACCAAGGCAGGCACGCACGCCGCAGCTCACGGCGCGAAGACTCCGCCCGTCCTTTCCCCGAACGATGCCACGCTCCTCGGCCCTAATCCCGCTGTCAATGTCGCTGAGCTTCACAAAGCTGGCTTCCGCGTGATCCCCTGGACTACCAATGACCCAGCCAAGATCCGCGCCCTCATTGCCCTTCGCGTGGACGGCATCATCTCCGATCGCCCCGACATTCTGCAGTCGGTCCTCAGAGAGGAGAAGGCCGCCGCCCCGGATGCCGCCGCCTACTTTGCCAGCTTCGACGTGGCCGCCCATCGTGGGGGCCGGGGCCTTCGTCCCGAAAACACGTTGCCCTCCTTCGAATCCGGCCTTGACCAACTCGCGACCACCCTTGAGACCGATACTGGCGTTACTACGGATGGCGTCTCGCTCATCTGGCACGACCAGTTCCTGAATCCGCAGTCCTGTCGCAAGTCGGACGGGTCGCCCTACACCCTTGAGAACAAGGTTTATACCCGAGACATCTCCTCAGTCGAAGCTCAGAAGACCTTCATCTGCGACAAGCTTCACTTTGGTGCTGATCAGAAGAACGACCTCACCCTGTCGCCAGTAGCTGTAGCTTTCGCGAAGCAGGAACACCTCATCAGCCCCTACGTCCCCACCTATGCGGAGCAGCTCTTCCGGTTCGTCGCTTTCTACACCCACTTCTATAAGGATGGTCCCGGTAAGGGCACTCCTGATGCTGAAGTCCGATGGCGCAACGCTGAGACAGTCCGCTTCAATCTCGAGACCAAGATTCTCCCCGAGCTTCCACCCGCCATGGCCAAGGCGGCCGGCGAACCCGATGGCAACCATACTGTCGGCCCAGAAGCCTTCGTCAAAGCACTATGCGGTGCCATCAAGCGCAACCGCATGGAGGGGCGCGCGGAGGTTCAGAGCTTCGACTACCGCACCCTCATCCTTGTCGAAGAGCAGTACCCGGAGATTCCTACCTACTACCTGACCGGCGATCCCAAAACGTTGAGCTCTGAGCTGGTCCCGTCGGCTTTACGACCGTAGCTGTCATGCGATCTAGAGGAGTGTCGCACCCGTCAGCTGTTCACACGTCGTCCAAAGCTGCTTCGCAGCATTCAGATCCAGCGCCTGCGAGGCCACCTTCGCTTCGCCCACATCGCCGCCGCGCATCTCCATAAAGCCCTGCGGCCCATAGTAGCCGCCACCCCTGGCTTCGAGTGCTGTCGCCGCGAATAGCGTAGGCAATGCTCCCGCCGCCTCGGAGTTCAGCAGCACCTCCATCAGTCGCCCCATTGCTTTGCGTGCTGTCCGCTCGAACGACGAGAACTCGCCTTTATGAAAGAGTTCTGTGTTCGCCACACCCGGGTGAGCCGCAACGCTCAGGATCGGAGATCCCGCCGACCGCAGCCGTCGGTCGAGCTCAAACGCCAGCATCAGATCGGCTAGCTTCGACTGATAGTAGGAGCCGTTCGGGTTGTAACTCCGTGTCGCCTGAAGGTCATCGAAATTTAGCTTGCCCTGCTTATGAGCGATGGAGGCAAGCGCCACAATGCGTGGAACACCCGCGGCCTTCTGCAGCGCTGGCATCAGGAGTGCCGTCAGCGCGAAGTGGCCCAGGACGTTTGTCCCAAACTGCATCTCGAAGCCATCCGCAGTCTCCAGCCGCTTCGGCGGGGCATACACGCCTGCATTATTGATGAGCACATCGAGCGGCTGCCCCTCTTCTACAAGCGTTGCCGCGACCTGTCGGATTGAAGCCAACGACGCGAGATCAAGCAAGAGCAGTTCCGCAGAAGCATGCGGTACCTCTGCGCGCAGCCTGTCCAGGGCGGTCTCACCACGCGTCTGATCGCGTACGGCAAACAGCAGATGTGCTCCGCGCCGTGCAAGCTCGAGTGCAGCGTAGTAGCCGACACCGCTATTCGCGCCAGTGATGAGAATGCGGCGCCCAGTCTGATCGGGCATGTTGGCAACAGTCCATTGGCTCATGCCTTTTGGATGCAAAGCTATTCTCCATTGGTACATTTCGTTGACGAAGCCATCGTCTTTGCTTATAGTTTCGCTACCGCCCGACGAAACATTACCAT
Coding sequences:
- a CDS encoding oxidoreductase; the protein is MYQWRIALHPKGMSQWTVANMPDQTGRRILITGANSGVGYYAALELARRGAHLLFAVRDQTRGETALDRLRAEVPHASAELLLLDLASLASIRQVAATLVEEGQPLDVLINNAGVYAPPKRLETADGFEMQFGTNVLGHFALTALLMPALQKAAGVPRIVALASIAHKQGKLNFDDLQATRSYNPNGSYYQSKLADLMLAFELDRRLRSAGSPILSVAAHPGVANTELFHKGEFSSFERTARKAMGRLMEVLLNSEAAGALPTLFAATALEARGGGYYGPQGFMEMRGGDVGEAKVASQALDLNAAKQLWTTCEQLTGATLL
- a CDS encoding glycerophosphodiester phosphodiesterase family protein, producing the protein MKKHALALMAIAATASAQQASNPTMNPFLTLMTKAGTHAAAHGAKTPPVLSPNDATLLGPNPAVNVAELHKAGFRVIPWTTNDPAKIRALIALRVDGIISDRPDILQSVLREEKAAAPDAAAYFASFDVAAHRGGRGLRPENTLPSFESGLDQLATTLETDTGVTTDGVSLIWHDQFLNPQSCRKSDGSPYTLENKVYTRDISSVEAQKTFICDKLHFGADQKNDLTLSPVAVAFAKQEHLISPYVPTYAEQLFRFVAFYTHFYKDGPGKGTPDAEVRWRNAETVRFNLETKILPELPPAMAKAAGEPDGNHTVGPEAFVKALCGAIKRNRMEGRAEVQSFDYRTLILVEEQYPEIPTYYLTGDPKTLSSELVPSALRP